The Apis cerana isolate GH-2021 linkage group LG16, AcerK_1.0, whole genome shotgun sequence genome segment AACAAAAGTGTTATCACCTCATATAAAATTACCAACATTTGTTACTGAAAATTTGGCATATTGCATAATAGattcacataaaaaaaatacaatacttatgccttttaatttaattgctttattatttaatgaaaaaagtcAAACAAATCCAGATAATCCATATACATTAAATGATTTAGTCAATGACTATTTAtggtgtaaaaatattttaaaagtatttaatgctacagtatatatagaaaggtgagattataaaatattaatcttaatattatatacatttataaatatatattttatatatatatatatatatatcattttataaaatattataaaaaaaatttttatagatcacTTAATGCAAATGCAAGCAAcataaaacaagaaatattagaTAGTTTAAAATGTCATGAAGAATTACTTGTAtttgatatatcaaaaattttaagactTAAAGAGAGATACAGaacaatgaaattgaaaaataatatttatgttaaaggCCATACTTTGTCAGAAAAAACTATGAGGATAGCTGTAccagttattaatatttcaatttatctaaATCCAACTTTATCCTTCTTAATAAAACCAGCTATTGTCATTATTACAATAGGAATAAAGAAAACTGAAATtggtaatattgttttatatttataatatattacatataaaaaaaattaaatttatatattattgtattatatgtagGGATTGCatttaaacgatatatattattgagaaaattattgaGTACAGAATTTGCAATGCctttaatagaaaatgaatctgtaataaaatctgaatggaaagaaacattaaatttattattaaaacaaaattatataagtattcaaaataatatatatatacaaaaagaaaatactaaaGTTTGTTCTCTTCtctataatgtaatattaccATTTATAGATACAATATATGTTACATGTCTTGTTCTATTTgaggtaaaatttaatattttcatgatattttatatttaattatataagttttaaatatttaaatatatataaataataatttttttcaattatagtgggatgaaacaaaattaaattatataacaatacaaTCAGTTTTAATTGAAACACAAAAGCAAATAGAAAAAGCATTTCTTGAAAAACGCCAATGGGGAAAACATCCCTATTCTTTatcaattgatttaattaatacaacaatatccaattttataatacaaggTATTCTAATaccatatgaaaaaaaaggtaTATATCAagttgagaaaattaaaataatacaaattcttACACAATTACAAAATCTTTCATTAAAACATCCATTAGGTTCAtatcttaatacaattttattacctATATTATCACCATCAgtttcttctaaattataaaaataagataaattaaagcaatgttgaatatatttttaaacatttgaaattatataaataattattttagattttattatttaatataattagatacagatatttatctaattaatgtatacattttcatatattagatttttttttaaatttagaagaaaaattatgtatatcttTAAGAATCATTCTTATATCATCATCTAATTTGCCtactgatttttttcttctgccAAGAAGTAAAGTAGCGCCAGTAGTCGATGcagaattattcatatttctaaataaaagcTGAAAaagttattgtataaaatgtataataaatataataaaaaatataattattatttatgatgataaacattataaatcaatgattAATTACCATGACCAATCTAACAAGATAAACAGCAAATGTAAGAAATGAAATAGCCATAAGTGCACCTTCTATAGATGGAAATCCTGCTGCATGTTCATAATCATAATTGTGATCATACTGATCAGtacctcttttttttcgagcaATTATTGTATTTGCTACAAGTTGAActtctgaaaatattataaataaatatttcattactatattgatatgattattattattatatggattaattattgtattattatttttatatattacctatttcagaaattaatgtattttcaaatgtctttaaaaattgaatttttccatcATTTGATGCAGgttgagattttaaaatataatgaacattTTCAAGTATATTCACTGGAAGATAATTCAAAAGTCCTATAtcatttgcaataaaaattttatctaaatattgtttattttcttttttttcctaaaaaaaaaaaaaaataaaacaaattgctattattatttcataattaaattaaagataaaaaattttagatttaaaatattttatttactttggtTATTAAAGAATCTgttgtttcatttttgttaaaatattttaaaattataggttcttctttgatattattttttaatttataaaaattatactctcCAGTTTTATTAGTTGTTGTTTGctttccttttaaatttttataagtaatattttgatatgtatAAAAGAACTGATTTTCCTTTtgagtaaatttataaaaatgatcttGTTTTACAGGTAttctacaaataataaatgtacaattttaataaaaatttgattctaatatatagattataatttagattgtaaaataattgtttaattaataatggttTTATATGTACTTACTTGTatactttttcttcattagaaaattgagGAATTTCTATCCATTCTGCTAAACTAatgttcaataaaaaaatcttgaatattaatatattaattatgtgcattgtaattatataaattatgtataattatataaattattacaatatatatataattattttttataataacatttgtatacgtataaatatatggaatgatatatgatttaaataaaaaaataaataaataaattgtcctTATTTTCAGTATTACAGAGTTACAGACACtaactaaatatatacttgCATTATCATATAGTGTGACAGAAGTCAGGATGTTATTATTTCAAGTAGAGATTCTGTTAGATTTAATGAGGACAAAGATTAGATTGACATcaatttaaactaaatatttctacaaaattttgtataattatataaaacttttatttaaaaaaattttttttttattttaagaaaatatataaataattataaattctattaattaataatttatttattcacattaccataataaatacaataatgaaataacaataagtttttgaaaatttgttaattatacataaaatctataataatattactgtcttttttttaagtactttttgttaattataaatcatattataaattaagttcaaaaaaatacatagttagtttttataaaatatagcgtttacaaatatttttaagtaatataaaattttaaataaatttaatatgtacaaataattaaaatatagatagaacATAATGTTAAGTATTAAACTATTATCAATCTAATAGAGAtagtaaatataacaatatatatttattgttatatatataaaaaaagttatattttaaatataacaatatatattgatattgcacaaatctttttatatgtatataaatgaaaatatttgtggaaagtttattataaaattatagtagcaattatatatattttaaattcattatcgcAATATTGACTActttaatatactatttttaatattcataatatataaatgttttagaaaataaaaagataaagatagcaatatactatatttgttacataattaaaatatttttttaaacttttaaatttttaaaaaaatataggccATATTTGTGCATttgatgttaaattaattacatataaaaaaatataatctcaaataaaataattaagtattttgGAAATCATATAAGATTCTGGTAATTAACTGATACATAAGTAAAATGGCATCATCTATAttcatacattatatttataaaacttataaatgaaaaattatttgttttaaaatacaatattctattaaaatattaaaatattactatccAAAAACaagtcaattattataaaatatttatctaaaaaataaaaaaatacatttatatatatttgtttatatatttctgaattcaaaaaaaataataaaattatttttcaatgagaattttctgattttaaattatttttgttctatcactatgcattattattatcagtttttatcatcaataagaaaaatgaataaatattctaatcaaaaaataattttaaaaaatatgataattttaatataatgaagtattaatttttaagattttaatataaactaaacaaaaattttaaatttttaataaacatatatatatatatatatatgtatatgtatatgtattaatgactttataaattttattttatcctattaattatagaaaacatAATGGATTGaacacaatatttaaaaaaaatatataatttcctttCTGATTGGaatgtattttgttttaaataaaataataaaaaataaaacaatattgcaaaaaaataataaatatatttaaaacttgaaatttattattatttctattacataCTAATTATCaagtagtttaaaaaaaaatttgttttgctattttctaatacaaaatttatcacaacagtaattataatattgttatatagaaatttttttctaagtatatatgataaattttaaattatttagaatacatttatttaattatgaatttacttattatgattaataaaataaagaaaaatgcttataaagtttattatgATCTATAAGATCAAAAGTTTAAGAAGACTGCATAATCTgcaataatcttattttttatcacataaaaatcaataaattacagtatatattttattcacgattttataatttttagttattttcattaaagttCTTAAAAGAATTTGACATGAGTTATAaatgtcaaaatttttaacttctaaatttaaatattttaaagcgaAAATacgaacaataaatttatcatagcataatatatattaatttaatctatgaAAAACTTGAATTGCTAAGAAATTTctacaataatattcttaaccATACCCCAaagattttatgtatataaaagaaatatacatatattttgtaattcataTATACTGCTATATactgttattttaattattataattttataattattctattttaagcaTCTTtgcaaagttataaaatattctatgcatatatttctatattaagcttgaaaatttattattatttatattagcgcttatatttcaaaaaagattatatattcaatatattagatTGATAAAACAGcatgaaacaattatttatattatgataagataaataattatcaaaaatgtcatgattacattatatctattattttatatatttttcataattgaatatttttcataatttgtttagagcaaaaaatttttattaaataatttaataatatataatgaaacatgtttaaattcattactaaaatttaagaatgttcataaaaaaattgctgtTGTTTTCATATATCCATTGAGTATCTTATCTTACGAATGCAGTCTAAGTAATTttctacataataatttttattttctacataAAATATCTTGGAAGATATATAGTTttgtttaatatcaatatactgatatttataatgaaatattaattgtactcCCTTTCATGAATTGAATGTATTCAAGTCAGGCACGAATAAAACGTCGTAATGTAGCTCGAGCACTACGTGCCCAGCCTTTATGTATAGACAAATTATTTGGTAGTGTTTCGATGTTTAACGAAGGCGGATAATTCTGTCATGTACACTGATTACTATATGCTAACCATCGAGCATCATCACTTTCGTGAGTTAAATAACGATATCCCACTTTTGCTTCTAATTCTCGTAAATCACACCATGTTTGataatccttaaaaaaaatattgtataaaataacataaatatatgttataatattaaaaaatatttataaaaatgcttACCTGAAGCCAGACATGTTGTAAACTCTTATCCACAGTATAAcgttttctttgttttacttgtaataaattattaattaaatcaattgctaaaaaaaaagtaaaataaattttattgattttattgatttttattattaaataagaattaaataggattattttatttataattatattaatttaccaTCAGGTGAGATTTCCTGCCAAGGAATAGGTGGATACATAAAAGCAGCATTTTGAATCTGTTCAttaatatcttcttcttcattaaATGGAAATGTACCACTTaaagaaacataaataattacaccAACACTCCACATATCTAAAGAACGATTGTAACACTTGTTTCTTAAAACTTCTGGTGCTAAATATGCAGGAGTACCAACAACACTTCTTCTGAAGCTTTTTTCTCCTATAATTCTGGCAAAACCGAAATCGCAAAGTTTCACTTGTGTAAATTCATTATCGCTACTTAGCAATACATTTTCAGGCTTTAAATCACAATGTACTATATTCTTGCtatgtaaatgttttaatgCTACTAATATTTGTGTAATTAGGAATTTCGTTACTCTTTCACTAAGACGACCACGTTCTGAACTTAATATCATTTCCAGCATATcgccttttaatttttccataacTACAAATATTCGTTCAGGGGTTTCGAACATTCGTTCTAAATTAACTACTCCGCTATGTGaaagattttgtaaaattgcaACTTCATTTTTAAGTTGTGCTTCTTGTTTTGTAGGAAAACGTAGTTTATCAATAACTTTAATAGCAACTGCTCGGCTACTTTTACGATGAATACCTCCATATACTGTGCCAAATTGTCCAGAACCTAAAACTTCGTCAGGAAATATCTCATATAACTGAGACATATCTGTGATATTTTCTTCAGGTTCTGTAGATTGTTCctgatctaaaataataatatttttatataaaacatatttttttattttgacattaatatattaatttttaatattatataagaaaataataacacacaaatataaaaaataaatcacataCTGGTGGATATGGTAGTTACAGGCATTAATGCTTGTCTAATACTAGTTTCCCATGATCTAGCTATATGTGCTCCAATACCACTTTCTGGTGGAGGAACTTGGCTACAATTATCTCCATATGAAGAATCTTCTCCaacataataatcaatattggCAGTTTTTAACTCAAAGCAATGCATTATATCTAAAATGTAATTCgcatttttcgtattattttataatcttaataatattatattaaacttaataaaatattaaatatatacgtgaATGGGATGTTTCAGCACTttcaatagataatatttcaaccaatggaatttctttataatatttggaactattttcattttgaaataatgttataGCTTTTGTATCAAGTCGccaataatgtttttttctctgtaaatttaaaatataaattttaataatctatctatatgataaaatatatctatatgtttCTAatctatgaattatttacCATTGAATCACGATTTGTAAAATGTACCATCCAACCTTCTTTCAAAACTTTTGAACCACGACGTTTTGTATGTTTAACACTTTGCACTATGCGCATTAAAGGAATATTATTGCTTGGTGTAGAACTGCAACTAGCATAGTGATGAAATAcacacataataatatataatatataaatttaaaatatacaaacacatatatatgcatataatttaatatatttttataatttaccttGATGGTctggatttttgaaattcatcataaataatatcatcattGCTTGGAACTTGATCCTataaaaatccaaataaataatatgttatattaataaatctatattttataggatatttatatactataactataatattttacaaaaatttatttttgtagaatAGAAGTATATTTACATTGTATTCGTCAGATGTCTTTGTTTCATCTACTACAAAAGACGAATGTTGAGGAGGTGAAGGAGATTCAGCATCACTATCACCATCACCTTCTTCATTTCTATTATCACATTTTCCTTCTGGTTCGCTACCCACACCACTATCAGGATATTCattacctatatatatatatatatttattttatatatatttttttttcattgaaataatatttataaaaaaattatttatcattaatgaaataaaaataaaaaaaacctgTATTATCGCGTGGATTTTCTCCAGTACAGTCTTTAGGTATTTTTTCGATACATTTTTTGTGTGCATTATATTGACAATCTTTGCATTGTAGGCCTTGTTTAAATAAAcctcgtaataattttttacaatatccaCATACTGTTGGCCTGGTATAAGTATGTACTACAAATGTAtgtggaatttttattcttgttgcTAATTCTCGTTCAACCCATACTGGTCTTCCTCCCAATGAAGGAGAACGAGATTGCTTCGGTGCCATTATACTTGGTATTGTCTATAAATATAGACAACAtagcaatttatatatataatttataatatatatttataatatatatttataatatatataatttataatatatatttataatatatatttataatatatataatttataatatatatttataatatatatttataatatatataatttataatatatatttataatatatataatttatataaattataagttattattttagataaaaattttaccaaaGTACTATTATTTTGACTTGCATTCGGTGTATTATTTGTACTATGATTATCATCACTAATGCTGGTCAAACTACTAGTAGATCCTTGACTTGGAGATCTTGGTACATTTAACATTGCAGAACTACGTCGTCTTTGACTGGCATCATGTGAGCAATTATTAGGTACTTTTATAACACATCTTTTATGATAATTCATTCCACAacctataaaataattataatataatataattaaaagtaataacataatttatatttaccttCACATTTTAAGCCCTGTCGAACAAGACCAAATAACATTTCTCCACAAAAATCACAAAATGTGGGAACTTTATATGAATGAACAGTTAAAGCATGGGGACGAATGGGAACTTCTTCATTTGGCACTTGtgctacaaaaaaaaattaataattattttctttttataactttttcatttttatattatttctatgtaatcttatatgtaattatatattttttatattatattatatttaaaatttaccagTTAGAACAATTTCCACTAATGTTTCATCAACAACTTCAGTTGCATTTGTAATAAGTTGTAAAATATTAGTGGAACTATAatcatgtttaaataaaagcaatcgttcaaataaatgatttaaaccATGTTCGGGACActtagtatttataaaatcacaaGCAAATTCTTTAAGAGTCTTAAGAGTCAATGTGCTGCTTTCAACAGTAACAGTATCACGTGTTAAaccaaattgaaataaaaatgttacttCTGGTCCCTccatattaattgttttctttatctataataaaaaaataaatttatatatttttaatatttgaatataattgaataatataatattatgtaatatgtaatatatgatatatatataaatcattaaattaaaacatttggcacttatataaatataaaaattaataaaacaataaaacaacataaaaattaataatatcgatctttttatgtttatgtttttcatataatattcataaattgtgcatttttattaaaattattaaaattaacataaaacatatttttcttttatttaaattgattaaataattatcatgcaTAATTATgtgcataaattaaaatatttaaaaattactaataaaataaattgaattaaaattaatttaagaaattattaattaattattttaattattttattaataaaaataaaataaatatattatcgttatttttattaaaatagtatatttttataaaaatagttctATTTAGAATACATTTTGATTAcatgaaatttcaatacatatgaaaaatacatatgatataatatttacttttattaataaaatatatgttttgtttaaataagaattattttacgtacatatttaaattaataaacggaAGATTCTGTATTAAGGTAGCTGTTTTCTTTCTGATCAAATTAACATTGATGAAACATAATTATTGTGACAACAGCTCTCACAAGTGTCATCGAACAGCATCAAATCCATGCCTGACACACATTCGTTGATGACATTTTACAGTTATCTCCAGGTGACCGACCCACCTTTGCGTATACttctatctattatatattattatatacagagTATATAAGtagattcaaatttataaacgatttataaatttatagtatttacaattattgcttaaaatttattaaaaattataatatactatacgaaaatttgaaatgaatcaatcaatcaatcacCACGAATTTACATATGTAAAAATCTAGTGCCAGACAGTTGTTAccaaagattattaaaaacagtATCAACGTTATGGTGTTATTAATCCAATCAAAAACGAAGGCAAATAACTGTAtagggaaaattaaaattataaattgaagaaaagaaaattaaatatttaatatttttaaataaaaatacattttgcttttattaatcttctttttagtatttttgaatatatgataaatattataattatctattataatatatatatatatatatatatatatattttacacacacaatatatatatacaatatatatagtatttaaaattacaaatttaagatttgtaattttaaatactatatataaattttatattttaatatttattctatatttacaaatttgtatataaaaaaatgtcattgttttcgaatgaaattcaaattttaattctatcataaaatattatatgtatataatatgtatatattgtatatatatatatatatatatttatatataatatatattatatctaatataatatattatatttccatctaatttaaatgcttcaaaatatttttcttatctattacttttattatatacatgagAATATGTATGAGAATACAATGAGAATAAATACATGAGaatctcaaatatatatatatatatatatatatacagaaaaagTCGAATCGACCAACAGATATCATTAAACACGTGGAGAATTTCTAAcctatatgaatatatttatgaatataattttcatttaagcttaaattctttatatgaaaatgaCTTATAAACTTATAGTTGATTCAAAAAATCCTCCAGTGGGTAagtcttattataatataatttcaatacatttGACAATTTTAACTAGAAAAAGTAATGTATGAAAcagatgttaaaaattaagtaaagattaattaaagattaattaagtaaagattttattgtttcatttttttaatatgaataaaaaatttcattttatttaattaaattaaagtattttatttttttaatttcttaaatataattatattactaattaattttccaatttatgtAGATGCTTTAATAGTAGTAGAGATTATCAATTctcaaattaaagaaaaaattgaaatagtttGGTGTGATGATTGGAAAGATCAtggaaatatacaattaatagatagtcaaaataaaattttgggaGAAAAAAGTAATGATATTAGTCGTTATTTTGCTAGAACTGTATGTACAGATCTTTAtggtaaataaatgtatacatatttaatttttttataaaatatatacataatatatattttatttttattaatttttattatatatatatttttttactatataattaatttaggtGGTACTAATCCTCGTGAAAAAACTGAAGTTGATCATTGGTTATCATTTACAATTGGACCTTTAGGGTCTTGCTCACTTAAAGAAGATacactttattatttagataatgtATTGATGACAAATACTTGGTTggtttccaaaaaaataacaatagctGATATCCATGTATTTTGTAGTCTTTTAGATAAGaaatgttttgtaaatt includes the following:
- the LOC108000482 gene encoding dihydroxyacetone phosphate acyltransferase, with product MGENLKFVDLLYARRKDYDILWVSRSMDPLLPHKLPPESVYSRNKMIQAVLNNEKVKLTIISLATVLQTDIKKVIKEAYEIINEMASKAHLTTVRWMGLIISKVLKRIFVSIYINENAIYKMKKEMQISQVQYVYAPSHRSYLDFILLSYILFSYDMALPNIASGMDFYHMYIIGELLRKTGAFYMRRSFSNDLLYKRIFSTYVASLVEHSDRAIEFFIEGTRSRSLKSIIPKFGLLSIILESLLEGGVPDIYFIPISINYERPPEELLFTYELLGVPKPKESTAGLLQSLSILQKSHAYGRVVFNIGEPISACQFLSMEQRKTKVLSPHIKLPTFVTENLAYCIIDSHKKNTILMPFNLIALLFNEKSQTNPDNPYTLNDLVNDYLWCKNILKVFNATVYIERSLNANASNIKQEILDSLKCHEELLVFDISKILRLKERYRTMKLKNNIYVKGHTLSEKTMRIAVPVINISIYLNPTLSFLIKPAIVIITIGIKKTEIGIAFKRYILLRKLLSTEFAMPLIENESVIKSEWKETLNLLLKQNYISIQNNIYIQKENTKVCSLLYNVILPFIDTIYVTCLVLFEWDETKLNYITIQSVLIETQKQIEKAFLEKRQWGKHPYSLSIDLINTTISNFIIQGILIPYEKKGIYQVEKIKIIQILTQLQNLSLKHPLGSYLNTILLPILSPSVSSKL
- the LOC108000249 gene encoding uncharacterized protein LOC108000249 yields the protein MHIINILIFKIFLLNISLAEWIEIPQFSNEEKVYKIPVKQDHFYKFTQKENQFFYTYQNITYKNLKGKQTTTNKTGEYNFYKLKNNIKEEPIILKYFNKNETTDSLITKEKKENKQYLDKIFIANDIGLLNYLPVNILENVHYILKSQPASNDGKIQFLKTFENTLISEIEVQLVANTIIARKKRGTDQYDHNYDYEHAAGFPSIEGALMAISFLTFAVYLVRLVMLLFRNMNNSASTTGATLLLGRRKKSVGKLDDDIRMILKDIHNFSSKFKKKSNI
- the LOC108000372 gene encoding serine/threonine-protein kinase D3 isoform X1, giving the protein MEGPEVTFLFQFGLTRDTVTVESSTLTLKTLKEFACDFINTKCPEHGLNHLFERLLLFKHDYSSTNILQLITNATEVVDETLVEIVLTAQVPNEEVPIRPHALTVHSYKVPTFCDFCGEMLFGLVRQGLKCEGCGMNYHKRCVIKVPNNCSHDASQRRRSSAMLNVPRSPSQGSTSSLTSISDDNHSTNNTPNASQNNSTLTIPSIMAPKQSRSPSLGGRPVWVERELATRIKIPHTFVVHTYTRPTVCGYCKKLLRGLFKQGLQCKDCQYNAHKKCIEKIPKDCTGENPRDNTGNEYPDSGVGSEPEGKCDNRNEEGDGDSDAESPSPPQHSSFVVDETKTSDEYNDQVPSNDDIIYDEFQKSRPSSCSSTPSNNIPLMRIVQSVKHTKRRGSKVLKEGWMVHFTNRDSMRKKHYWRLDTKAITLFQNENSSKYYKEIPLVEILSIESAETSHSHIMHCFELKTANIDYYVGEDSSYGDNCSQVPPPESGIGAHIARSWETSIRQALMPVTTISTNQEQSTEPEENITDMSQLYEIFPDEVLGSGQFGTVYGGIHRKSSRAVAIKVIDKLRFPTKQEAQLKNEVAILQNLSHSGVVNLERMFETPERIFVVMEKLKGDMLEMILSSERGRLSERVTKFLITQILVALKHLHSKNIVHCDLKPENVLLSSDNEFTQVKLCDFGFARIIGEKSFRRSVVGTPAYLAPEVLRNKCYNRSLDMWSVGVIIYVSLSGTFPFNEEEDINEQIQNAAFMYPPIPWQEISPDAIDLINNLLQVKQRKRYTVDKSLQHVWLQDYQTWCDLRELEAKVGYRYLTHESDDARWLAYSNQCT
- the LOC108000372 gene encoding serine/threonine-protein kinase D3 isoform X2 is translated as MEGPEVTFLFQFGLTRDTVTVESSTLTLKTLKEFACDFINTKCPEHGLNHLFERLLLFKHDYSSTNILQLITNATEVVDETLVEIVLTAQVPNEEVPIRPHALTVHSYKVPTFCDFCGEMLFGLVRQGLKCEGCGMNYHKRCVIKVPNNCSHDASQRRRSSAMLNVPRSPSQGSTSSLTSISDDNHSTNNTPNASQNNSTLTIPSIMAPKQSRSPSLGGRPVWVERELATRIKIPHTFVVHTYTRPTVCGYCKKLLRGLFKQGLQCKDCQYNAHKKCIEKIPKDCTGENPRDNTGNEYPDSGVGSEPEGKCDNRNEEGDGDSDAESPSPPQHSSFVVDETKTSDEYNDQVPSNDDIIYDEFQKSRPSSSTPSNNIPLMRIVQSVKHTKRRGSKVLKEGWMVHFTNRDSMRKKHYWRLDTKAITLFQNENSSKYYKEIPLVEILSIESAETSHSHIMHCFELKTANIDYYVGEDSSYGDNCSQVPPPESGIGAHIARSWETSIRQALMPVTTISTNQEQSTEPEENITDMSQLYEIFPDEVLGSGQFGTVYGGIHRKSSRAVAIKVIDKLRFPTKQEAQLKNEVAILQNLSHSGVVNLERMFETPERIFVVMEKLKGDMLEMILSSERGRLSERVTKFLITQILVALKHLHSKNIVHCDLKPENVLLSSDNEFTQVKLCDFGFARIIGEKSFRRSVVGTPAYLAPEVLRNKCYNRSLDMWSVGVIIYVSLSGTFPFNEEEDINEQIQNAAFMYPPIPWQEISPDAIDLINNLLQVKQRKRYTVDKSLQHVWLQDYQTWCDLRELEAKVGYRYLTHESDDARWLAYSNQCT